CCTCCTCCGTCTCGCCCAGCCGCTGCATCGGCAGCTGCGTGGCCTGGCTCTTCACAATCTCCGGGTCCCTCGTTATCTGCTCGACCCACATCACAAAAACGAAATCGAAGTTAGCCGTTATTAAGAAGTTTCTCCAAGAAGATCACAGTTACATAAAGGGATCAGATACCATGTCTTTGGCGATGTCAGTGTTGATGCCGCCCGGCGCGACGCAGTTCACGCGTATGCCGTCGCCGGCCCACTCGGCGGCAAGGCTCCGGGTGAGCTGGTTCATCGCCCCCTTAGTCATCGAGTAGACGGCGAGGCCCGGGAAGCCGACGAAGCCGGCGATGGAGGAGATGTGGACGACGCTGCTTGCCCCACCACCCGCCGAGCGGAGGAGGAGCGGGTGCGCCAGCTGCGCGAGGTGGAAGCACGACTCGATGTTGGTGGCCATCACCAGCGCGTAGTCCTCGCCGGTGCACTCCGTCGCCGCCTTCACCATGGACTGCCCCGCGTTGTTCACCAGGATGTCCAGCTTCCCGCCCAGGGTCTGCCTCAGCGTGTCCATGAGCTTCTCCCTCTCGGCGCGCACGGACACGTCGCAGACGGAGACGGTGACCCGGAGGTTCTTgtcctcccaccgccgccggcacTCCTCCAGCTCCGCCGCGTTCCGGGAGCACGTGTGCACCCGAGCCCCGAGCATCGCCAGCTCCTCCACGATCGCATGCCTGTTGATCCATACCGCACCATGCAAGTACGTATAGCGCGTTAATTCTGTAACGTATAAACACCCATGTAATAGCATAGATGGTACTAATAGCTCAGAGTAAAGTACGTACCCGATCCCTTTGCTGCCGCCGGTAACGAGCGCCGTGGAGCCGGCAAGACTCCATCTCCCCTCCATGCTCCGGCATGCGGCGGTGGCGGCCATGAATTCTCCTCTCCGGCCTACTGGTGATCGACCGATATCTAGCTCCACGTGTGTGTGCGTGTCTACGTGTAACTATGTTGACAGCTGCTACTGATACGAATTGAGAGACATCCCCGTGCTAGCTTATACTTATAGCATAGTACTTAGCTAGCGTGTACGTGATGGATGACGGATAGGAGGTGCAGAAGTCGTCGCAGATAATTAACTAAGACCCAGCTGTTTGCCTGCTCGAGATCTCTGACGGCCGGATACGCAGGGATACGCAGCACTACAAGACGGCCGGCCACTACAAGCTGGCCGTCCAGCCAACAAACTGTTGGTTTGTTCGAAGCGATGATCGCCGGCCGGCATGCAATTTCATGCTGCTGTCCATTGGCCATTGTCCATGGAAAAGCATACAGTATATAAAACAAGAGATTTTTTGCTGTACATCCTACTACACAATATAATATGTGTTGTATTAGTTGATTCAGTGATTTGTATGAAACAGTCAGTTTTTGGCTCAAAAGACATGTTGGTAGTTCTCTATTAAGGGTAGATTTGTCGTCTCTGAGATTCAATCGTAACGATTTCATTTAATACTACAACACAGTTTGGATACTCCGTGATTGTACTTGAATTCGGTTGGCTGAGACTTCAGATTAATAACTTGCAAGCTTAGCCCAAGCTAATAAAATTCCAACTTTCAGGCGAGAAAACTTCAATATGGACTGTGCGACATAAATCTGAAAAAAAAACACTTCTTCATATTCATAACCGTTGTTGTCTTGCACATTGCCATTGTCTGATGCATATACCTTTTTTTCCCGAATAATGTCCACAGCTGCTATTGTGATATCCATTTTGATTTCGTTTTCAAAACACATACAAGGACATGGTATTAAAATACTACACCTATAAACGTACATACAATCAGAGTTTCTTATGTTAACTCTAGTCATGTTCAGGACACGTTTCTTATGTTAATTTGATCAGTCGTTTTGTAAATAGATTTGACCTTATTTCTAGAGGGAAAAATTCAGTTGCACCGTTCTTTATGATATATTCTTCCAAATGTTATGAACAATTTCATGTTTGTAAAACACCCTCATCAAAAAAAAATTGTATGGCATCCGTAGCTAGATTGTGACCAATTTCGAATAATTGTTAATTTTTAACAAGAAaagaacatgcatgcatgcattttaaCTGGCGTTTAAATTTAGTTTCAAAGCTCTAACTTAGTTAAAGGAAATAAAtattttactcccttcatttcttcatataaggtgtattatttttggcacGGTGATCAAGGCACATAATTGTATAGAAGTTAGGACGAAATAACCTTAAAAATTCTTTTGGTTAGTGTCAAGTAAATCAATTAGTcctaagagatacatgcaatcaagAGATATATGCTTTCCTTCTTTTGGTATAAGGAAAGATACAGACAATCAAAAAAGAGatattttcctattttttagaGGGCTAATAAAAGAATTATGAGGAATTAAAAGAAATGCACTTTGCAATGTGgaattttattaaaaaaacaaatacaccttatataaaggattGAAAGGAGTTTTAAACAAGCAAGGAACATGCATGTGGATGGAACTGGGTCAGTCAAGCAAGGTAGAAGAAAATCAAACAATAAATAAATTCAGAGAAATAATCAtataagaaaaacaaaggaagctAGGAATATCGAGTTGACCTGAGAGATTTGCTTGATCATCCTTGCCATTAGAAATGCTCTTCAGCTTTCCGTGCAGTATCTGCTAGGACGTGGAGAATCTGGTTAAATACAACATGAATCAGGTCAAATAGTATTAAATTCGGAAATCTGTTGGTGCTTCCGGGAGTGCGCATTCCTACACGTGAAAAATATATTTTAGAGTATGAAAAATTTCCTAACAAAAATTTGCCGCATACATATCGATATTATATGTGTGCACGTcaagtttcggagaaaaccgataTTATATGTGTGCGACATTATATGTTTTGTGAAAAGCATTTTTTAACACCGGATTTTATCTTTTTCACACGCGACACATAAGTTGTCGGTTTTTTGCAAAACGACTTTGGGAGCATGTACAATATCGAGATGTACGTGCCAAGTttcttttttggaattttttgacatttcaaaatatgtttaaaacacATTTTAAAAACCAGGAGCGTGTGTTCCCATGTGCCAAAACGCCACTCTCAAATTAAAGTTCAGTATTGTTAAGTCCATAAGTGTATACACATAGGGAAATGGAGTAAATAGAAAAATGTATTTGCCTTTTGAAGCAATGCAACAAGGCCAACCAGTAAGTCGTCTCCATCTCAAAAAACCACAAGTCATCTCCATCTCATATGTTTAGACAAAAGAAGAAACATGACGGTGGTTTGCAAGCATTTGGTACGTTGCTTGCAGGCCTTCAGAACAATTCCAACCGCCGAATCATATGAACGCGTGTTTTGTCTGATTTTTATTCGTTTGGGTTAGCCGTTCATTAGTGTTTGTTTTCCATTTGAGTTGGCTCATGCACCCAATGCTGGTCCGACGTATTTTTTTGCGCGCGGACTtaaaaaataaatacaaaaaacACGGTCAAACTTAACATAATTAAACATTAGAGCCGATCAATCGCCAGCCAAAGTCCACATAAACATTAATAACACATAATTAAAAAAGTTTGCGCCTCCGCGCACGTTGCCCTAGTCTTCCTCATCTTCCGACCCGAGGCCAGTGAGGTCGACCAACTCCTAGGCCCGGGCCGCGTCCTACGGCTGTTGTGCCGGCTGGACTGCTTCACCGCGGGCAcgtcgctcctcctcctcctcctcatggcGCGCGTCTTCCTCCTCCCGTGCCCAGCGGGAATGGCGCTCCCCCGCCTCACGCTTGGCTTGCATCAGGCGCTCGCCCTCTGCTCGCTCCTCCGCCAGTGCACGGGCCCTGTAATGATCGAGATACGCCGCCTTCTTCGTCGGCGTCGCGCCGAGCAAGACAGCTGGCGCGCTGACCCACTCGCGCAGCCCACCGGTCCACACATATCGCTCCGTCACGGGCACCATCGGTGGCGGCTCGGCCTTGGGCTCGGGGAGCCTCGGCGGCGACGGTGGAATCACGTAGTCCCCAGCCGCAGACGGGGCGAGGGCCTCCGCCAGCCTCGCCTGAtaggcagcctcctcctcctcctccttgcgtcGGGTCTCCTCGATGGAGCTCTGCATGGCCGCTGCCAACACGGCCTGataggcctcctcctcctcctccggctcgacTTCTGAGGGCGGCAGGGGTTGGCGTGGTGGTACTGGACGCCGTGGTGGCGTTCCTCTTCGTGCTCGAGTGAAAACCAGACCTCCCAATTGGGAGAGTCCGGCGCATAGGCAGGAAGTCGGCGCTGCGCCGGGATCATGAGCTCCCGGCGCCTGCGTACCTCCTCGGCATGAGCCCGCTGCGACCGCGGCACTGTCGGCACCGGGATGCGCTGCGGATCCAGATGCCAACCGTGAGGCAGGTTGACATCTGGATAGAGCAGCAGTTGCCGTTACTGCCAGTGCCACAGCGCTTGGTGCACCGATATGTTCAGCCGCTCCCTCATGACGCGTCCAGGCGGCAGCGGAGGAGGCGCACGGGACGAGCCGACACCGGGGGTGTGCTTCCCCTTGCCCTTGCCGCCGAGGAAGCCCATGGTGGTAGGGTTTCCCTATCACCGGCGAGGGAGCATGCGGTGCTAGATGTGGACCGGTAGAGCAAGTGGAAGTGGATGAGCCCCACTCCCCCCGCTCGCGTGGATTAAAAAAGGGCAGCATCCTGTAGCTTCCACTCACTTACACGTGGGTCCGTGGTAGGTGGCTGCGATTAATATGACTGTGGGTGGTGGTTGGCCGACTGACATGTGGGGTTGCGGCCGACACCAAGGGGACGCACGGCGTATCCCTTTCGTGTCCACGCGGACGTAAATTCGGCGCAAATTTGGGCCTGAAATGAACCACGCGGATAAGAAGCGGACACGTTTTAGGTTTGGGTCTGCGCATTAGACCGGCGTTTGTGTCCGTTTTGATCTAAACGAATACGCGTGAACATAATGGGTCGGCACGTTAGAGTTGCTCTAGTTTGGCTTGTAGAGTTGGCTCCTGACGCTTCTGGCTGCACAGAACATGGCTCAGAGTGAACTGATAAACGCAAAAGGTAAGACAGCAACCGCAGCTGGGATTATCAATTTTAGACGAAAGAAAATCCCTATCAATTTATGTGTAGACGGACCTGTTAACTATACGaattaagaggcagtgttttacaTTCAGAATTGACAAATTAGTTACACATGTCCTACTGATCGATAGATGTGTATACTTAAACCAAAATCTCAAAATGCGTTATTGTCTCCACATCACCTAACCACCCTGCACACACAAAACAAGACAAGGAAATCTGAGTACATGCATTGCACGGAGGGATCATTTCCAGGTTCAGCTGATAATTCACATCTGACATCTGACCAAAAAGAAAACTAGAATAAATTGAGACGTTGACTAAAAACCATTGACCTAAGCCGGCCGGCTGCTGATCCGGTAATGTCAATGAGGTTCGTGCACGTATCTACTACTGTTCAATTAATTATTTATATGATATGATTGCATAGTAGAAATATGAATATATGTTGGCAAGATGAATTTTAATTGGAGTATATACATGCAAGAACATCATGATATATTCTTCCAAATGTTATGAACAATTCCAAGTTTGTACAACATCCTTAAGATCCCAAAACAAGTTTGTACGACATCCTTAGCTAGATTGTGACCAATTCCGGAGTAATAATTTGTCTTTACTGAGAAAaaaatatatgcatgcatgcatttaaCTGGCATTTATATTTAGTTTCAAAGCTCTGACttagttttttttaagaaaaggaggaggacccccggcctctgcatctggccgatgcatgcagtcattttattaattattgagATCTCTTAATTATTtacaaagaccttacaaag
This region of Triticum aestivum cultivar Chinese Spring chromosome 2D, IWGSC CS RefSeq v2.1, whole genome shotgun sequence genomic DNA includes:
- the LOC123049605 gene encoding noroxomaritidine/norcraugsodine reductase isoform X2 produces the protein MAATAACRSMEGRWSLAGSTALVTGGSKGIGHAIVEELAMLGARVHTCSRNAAELEECRRRWEDKNLRVTVSVCDVSVRAEREKLMDTLRQTLGGKLDILVNNAGQSMVKAATECTGEDYALVMATNIESCFHLAQLAHPLLLRSAGGGASSVVHISSIAGFVGFPGLAVYSMTKGAMNQLTRSLAAEWAGDGIRVNCVAPGGINTDIAKDMITRDPEIVKSQATQLPMQRLGETEEVASVVAFLCMPAASYITGQVICVDGGRTIA
- the LOC123049605 gene encoding noroxomaritidine/norcraugsodine reductase isoform X1 translates to MAATAACRSMEGRWSLAGSTALVTGGSKGIGYVLYSELLVPSMLLHGCLYVTELTRYTYLHGAVWINRHAIVEELAMLGARVHTCSRNAAELEECRRRWEDKNLRVTVSVCDVSVRAEREKLMDTLRQTLGGKLDILVNNAGQSMVKAATECTGEDYALVMATNIESCFHLAQLAHPLLLRSAGGGASSVVHISSIAGFVGFPGLAVYSMTKGAMNQLTRSLAAEWAGDGIRVNCVAPGGINTDIAKDMITRDPEIVKSQATQLPMQRLGETEEVASVVAFLCMPAASYITGQVICVDGGRTIA